In the genome of Photobacterium sp. TY1-4, one region contains:
- a CDS encoding SDR family oxidoreductase — MSKTILVVGASGYVGSHLVPALSSSGYQVRATGRNLSLLRKRGWGELPNVSLVELDLNLTTDLASLLADVDVVFFLVHGMNHGHDFIDIEIDAARNFSAALKRSTVQRVIYLGALQAKQGHSKHLSARKATGEILRDSGIPVTELRAGIIVGPGSAAFEVMRDFVFHLPVMIAPKWVKSRNAPIALRNLLYYLQELLHFTPCRHQIFDVTGPEILTYADQMRILGKHAGKQVRIVPLALLTPSIAAYWLKFITSVPTNIARALIGGLQLDLAANSSAIQSLIPQTLLSYDEAVQECLGHESEVVRNEIWGFDPDALARWQPGYGYYPKQAGYTLKTNATPEQLWQQIQQLGGDPGYFYANALWRLREWLDYAAGGEALNRYRRDPDSLALGDRLDSWKVINLEPNRFLSLLFGMKAPGLGRLEFTIRDLGEYRELDIRAWWHPAGFAGLMYWFAMMPAHLFIFKGMTHAIVKRCQADAREGKSVTE; from the coding sequence ATGAGTAAAACAATTCTGGTTGTCGGGGCCTCCGGCTATGTCGGCAGCCACCTGGTTCCGGCGTTGTCCAGCAGTGGCTATCAGGTCAGGGCCACCGGCCGGAACCTGAGTCTGCTGCGCAAGCGGGGCTGGGGCGAACTTCCCAACGTATCGCTGGTTGAACTGGATTTAAACCTGACCACAGACTTAGCGTCGCTGCTTGCCGATGTCGACGTGGTTTTTTTTCTGGTGCATGGCATGAACCACGGCCATGACTTTATTGATATCGAAATCGATGCCGCGCGTAACTTCAGTGCTGCCCTGAAACGAAGTACGGTTCAGCGGGTGATTTACCTCGGCGCGTTGCAAGCCAAACAAGGCCATTCCAAACATCTGTCGGCCCGAAAAGCCACTGGCGAGATCCTCCGCGACAGCGGGATCCCCGTAACAGAGCTCCGGGCCGGGATTATCGTCGGACCGGGCTCCGCCGCCTTCGAAGTGATGCGTGATTTTGTGTTTCACCTCCCGGTGATGATTGCGCCCAAGTGGGTCAAATCCCGCAACGCCCCCATCGCACTGCGCAATCTGCTGTACTACCTCCAGGAGTTGCTGCACTTTACCCCCTGTCGCCATCAGATTTTTGATGTCACCGGCCCGGAGATCCTGACCTATGCCGATCAAATGCGTATTCTGGGCAAGCACGCCGGAAAACAGGTCCGCATTGTGCCGCTGGCTCTCCTGACCCCCAGCATTGCCGCGTACTGGCTGAAATTTATCACATCGGTGCCGACCAATATTGCCCGGGCGCTGATCGGCGGATTGCAGCTCGATCTGGCAGCCAACAGCTCCGCCATTCAGTCCCTGATCCCCCAAACGCTCCTCAGCTACGATGAAGCCGTACAAGAATGTCTGGGCCATGAAAGTGAAGTCGTTCGTAATGAAATCTGGGGATTTGACCCCGATGCCCTCGCCCGCTGGCAACCGGGCTATGGGTACTACCCCAAGCAAGCCGGATACACCCTGAAAACCAATGCCACACCGGAGCAACTCTGGCAACAAATTCAGCAACTGGGCGGCGATCCCGGCTACTTTTACGCCAATGCCCTGTGGCGGCTTCGGGAATGGCTTGATTATGCCGCAGGCGGAGAAGCGCTGAACCGTTATCGCCGCGATCCCGACTCACTGGCATTGGGTGACCGGTTGGATTCCTGGAAAGTGATCAACTTAGAGCCGAACCGCTTTCTCTCGCTGCTGTTCGGGATGAAAGCGCCCGGTCTGGGGCGACTGGAATTTACCATCCGAGATTTAGGTGAGTACCGGGAGCTCGACATCCGGGCCTGGTGGCATCCGGCCGGTTTTGCCGGACTGATGTACTGGTTTGCCATGATGCCAGCCCACCTGTTCATTTTTAAAGGCATGACCCATGCCATTGTCAAACGCTGCCAGGCCGACGCCCGGGAGGGCAAGTCCGTCACGGAATAA